One Streptosporangium sp. NBC_01495 DNA window includes the following coding sequences:
- a CDS encoding non-ribosomal peptide synthetase, whose translation MDTLARGDTRDGIAPRPDGVRELPLSFGQERMWFLDRLERTGAAHNVFIAERLRGPLDPDALERALAEIVARHEILRTRFPGRDGAPVQIVDEPRPTGDRPYADAAGTPGEAGARSETGAQGETGTRGETGVRGKIGARGGSGARDEAGSENEGNEGHDRPYLELLDLSDLPEADREARTARLVREQIERRFDLAGEPPLRAGLVRLSEREHAIYVVFHHIAVDGWSVGVFARELATLYGAFLAGEPPSLPPPPIQYADFALWQRERSDDLTDERLGYWRRRLADPPTLELPTDRPRPPVRTSEGGCALLRLPAELADGVDELARRTRTTPFMVLLAVYLVLLSRRSGQEDVCVGTPIAGRDRDELEPLIGLFLNTLVIRGDLSGDPTFGELLVRVRRAALEAYTNADLPFDRLVSELNIPRDLSRTPLFQAQLVPHDYRGTALTLPGVTAEPIDPGDARPAMFDLSLEFGRRDGGLELSLVYSTALFDHGTAERMAEHVAAMLRRAVEDPGTRLSKLGLPPEAERELTLTAWNDTAAPRPETTLHDLVAGEPGTVAATCGGRSLTYAELETGVNRLANRLRREGVRPGAVVAVCATRSLETLVALLAVMRAGGAYLPLDPDYPAERLAFVLRDSGAELLLTEECVRGRLPEGAARVLLIEDPRAFAGEPGTPPAPLATPDDLAYVIYTSGSTGRPKGVAIEHRAVVNLLLAMKDLLGAGPGHVWLALTSLSFDISVLEFFLPLVTGGRVVVAGGAEAPDALALVRLAAAHGVTHVQATPSGWRALLDAGFDGPRVTALAGGEALPPALARALRGRVRAMWNVYGPTETTIWSTREPVPAEPGAVAIGRPLANTRVHVLDERLDPVPVGVVGELFIAGTGLARGYLNRPGLTAERFLPDPFGPQGSRLYRTGDRVRWLADGRLEFLGRADGQVKLRGHRIELGEVEAALETHPRVARAVAAIVDDTLVAYVVRASPVAAEAVEGTGTEAGGVADADTPATIGEPDLAGLREHVARSLPAIMVPAVVVPLSTLPLTPNGKLDRKALPAPGRPSAGHGRSPESHLERQVAGIFAEVLGVAADRLGADDDFFGLGGHSLLAVKVTARIAALLDVEVPLRELFGRPTIAGFAEAVGAAASGLADDRDGRAAPLRPRPDGTPLTLSPAQERLWLLHRLDPDDAAYNMFTVWRLRGDLDTAALEHALRDLAARHETLRTRYPEVDGGPVAITDRATGPLIEHIDLTGEEPAGGVPEERLAGTGAAEEKPGGGLAGRIGSGSAEGFAGRNGSGSAEGFAGRNGSGSAEGLAGRIGSGAVEGESAEGLAGREREARRLVAERTNAPFDLTGPPPFRVSLLRLAEQDHVLCVVLHHIAGDGWSLNVLADDLAVLYAAHRNGTEPGLTEPPVTYGDIAFWQRGHDDGAALGYWRERLADPPVLELPLDRPRPPISSHTGGFHSFRLPADLAVRLEEVAQECGATLFMVLLAAYQVLLARHTGQDDIMVGSSYAGRDRVELEPVVGYLASTLVLRGDLSGDPSFTDLVGRTRTTLLEAMAYPEVPFEKLVTELEVERGLSRTPLFRTMAILHSQDDGVRNSLADLDLEFFDAGYRQAKFDLMLEMWRRDDGLFLVLGYDAELFEAETVARLAARFTVLCRAVAADPRRALSELPLHTDEDDARLRVHEAATANVPGPLVPDLIAEATAAHAGATAVGCGDETLTYASLELRVASLAALLRRRGVVRETVVAVLADRSIDVVAALLAVWRAGGAYLPVDPELPEERVGTILSDSGAALLVTARPLDGPPPGDVPVLVLDDLEAEEPEEPARLVGGDDAAYVIYTSGSTGQPKGVVVEHRALAERVAWMREAYGLGPGDRVVQFAALGFDAHAEEIYPALASGAALELLPGGAVTLPEVLAEPRGREVTVLDLPTAYWHRLVDQIDDVAWPERLRLVILGGEQVHAEAVARWRERFGDRVRLVNTYGPTEATVIATAADLGSAETEGRPPIGRPIGGTRAVVVAPRPGVSGGLTHRTPPGVSGGLTHRTPPGVSGESLRHTPSELPRRTPELSRRTQQGGSEGSLHRVPPGVPGELLLGGAGLARGYLGRPDLTAERFLDDPEAGRLYRTGDLVRWRADGLLEFLGRVDDQMKVRGFRIEPAEIEGRLLAHPGVRQAAVTAREDRLVAYVAGPADPVELRRDLAAVLPPYMVPDVWVTLDELPLTTGGKIDRRALPAPGFDLDEDRPFVEPRNDAEILVAGVWQEVLGVGKVGAFDDFFALGGHSLLVVRVGSRLRTAAGIDVPIRELFRNRTVADLAVAVERILTEELSAMTDEEVARMLGTDGP comes from the coding sequence ATGGACACGCTCGCGCGGGGGGACACGCGGGACGGGATCGCTCCCCGGCCCGACGGCGTCCGCGAGCTGCCGCTCTCGTTCGGCCAGGAGCGCATGTGGTTCCTCGACCGGCTGGAACGGACCGGCGCCGCCCACAACGTCTTCATCGCCGAACGGCTCAGGGGACCGCTCGACCCGGACGCCCTGGAGCGGGCGCTCGCCGAGATCGTGGCCAGACACGAGATCCTGCGGACCCGCTTCCCCGGCAGGGACGGCGCTCCCGTCCAGATCGTCGACGAGCCGCGCCCGACCGGCGACCGGCCGTACGCCGACGCTGCCGGGACGCCGGGCGAGGCGGGAGCGCGGAGCGAGACCGGAGCACAGGGCGAGACCGGGACGCGGGGCGAGACCGGGGTACGGGGGAAGATCGGGGCACGGGGTGGGTCCGGAGCGCGGGACGAGGCCGGTTCGGAGAACGAGGGGAACGAGGGGCACGACCGGCCGTACCTGGAGCTGCTGGACCTGTCGGATCTTCCCGAGGCGGACCGCGAGGCGCGGACCGCGCGGCTCGTCCGGGAGCAGATCGAGCGGCGGTTCGACCTGGCGGGCGAGCCGCCGCTCCGGGCGGGCCTGGTGCGCCTGTCCGAGCGGGAACACGCGATCTACGTCGTGTTCCACCACATCGCCGTGGACGGCTGGTCGGTCGGCGTGTTCGCGCGCGAACTGGCCACGCTCTACGGCGCGTTCCTGGCCGGCGAGCCGCCGTCGCTGCCGCCGCCGCCGATCCAGTACGCGGACTTCGCGCTGTGGCAGCGCGAGCGTTCGGACGACCTGACGGACGAGCGGCTCGGCTACTGGCGGCGAAGGCTGGCCGACCCGCCGACGCTGGAACTCCCGACGGACCGGCCGCGTCCCCCGGTCAGGACCTCCGAGGGCGGCTGCGCCCTGCTCCGGCTCCCCGCCGAGCTGGCCGACGGCGTCGACGAGCTCGCCCGGCGCACCCGCACCACGCCGTTCATGGTGCTGCTCGCCGTGTACCTGGTCCTGCTGTCGCGCCGCTCCGGCCAGGAGGACGTCTGCGTCGGTACGCCGATCGCCGGACGGGACAGGGACGAACTGGAGCCGCTCATCGGGCTCTTCCTCAACACGCTGGTGATCCGCGGGGACCTGTCGGGCGACCCGACCTTCGGGGAACTGCTCGTCCGGGTCCGCCGAGCCGCCCTGGAGGCGTACACCAACGCGGACCTGCCCTTCGACCGCCTGGTGAGCGAGCTGAACATTCCCAGGGACCTCAGCCGCACCCCCCTGTTCCAGGCCCAGCTCGTCCCGCACGACTATCGGGGCACCGCCCTGACCCTGCCCGGCGTCACCGCCGAACCGATCGACCCGGGCGACGCGCGGCCGGCGATGTTCGACCTGTCGCTGGAGTTCGGGCGGCGGGACGGCGGCCTCGAACTCTCGCTCGTCTACAGCACGGCCCTGTTCGACCACGGCACGGCCGAGCGCATGGCGGAGCACGTCGCGGCCATGCTGCGCAGGGCCGTCGAGGACCCCGGCACGAGACTGTCAAAGCTGGGCCTCCCGCCGGAGGCGGAACGCGAGCTGACCCTCACCGCGTGGAACGACACCGCCGCCCCGCGCCCGGAGACCACCCTCCACGACCTGGTCGCGGGCGAGCCCGGGACGGTCGCGGCCACGTGCGGGGGGCGGAGCCTGACGTACGCGGAACTGGAGACGGGCGTCAACCGGCTGGCCAACCGGCTGCGGCGCGAGGGCGTGCGGCCCGGGGCCGTCGTGGCCGTGTGCGCCACCCGCTCGCTGGAGACGCTGGTCGCGCTGCTGGCCGTGATGAGGGCGGGCGGCGCCTACCTGCCACTCGACCCGGACTACCCCGCCGAGCGCCTCGCCTTCGTCCTGCGCGACTCGGGCGCGGAGCTGCTCCTCACCGAGGAGTGCGTGCGCGGACGGCTTCCCGAGGGCGCCGCGCGGGTCCTGCTCATCGAGGACCCCCGGGCGTTCGCCGGTGAACCCGGTACGCCCCCGGCGCCGCTCGCCACACCGGACGACCTCGCGTACGTGATCTACACGTCGGGCTCGACGGGCCGCCCCAAGGGGGTCGCGATCGAGCACCGCGCCGTGGTCAACCTGCTGCTGGCCATGAAGGACCTGCTGGGCGCCGGACCCGGCCACGTCTGGCTGGCGCTCACCTCCCTGTCGTTCGACATCTCCGTGCTGGAGTTCTTCCTCCCGCTGGTCACCGGCGGCCGGGTGGTCGTCGCGGGCGGCGCGGAGGCGCCGGACGCGCTCGCGCTGGTGAGGCTCGCCGCCGCGCACGGCGTGACGCACGTCCAGGCGACGCCGTCGGGCTGGCGGGCGCTCCTCGACGCGGGATTCGACGGGCCGAGGGTGACCGCCCTCGCCGGAGGCGAGGCGCTGCCGCCCGCCCTCGCCCGCGCGCTACGGGGACGCGTACGGGCGATGTGGAACGTGTACGGGCCCACCGAGACGACGATCTGGTCCACCCGCGAGCCGGTGCCCGCCGAGCCGGGGGCGGTGGCGATCGGCAGACCGCTGGCCAACACCCGCGTCCACGTGCTCGACGAGAGGCTCGACCCGGTGCCCGTCGGGGTGGTCGGCGAGTTGTTCATCGCGGGGACGGGGCTGGCGCGGGGCTACCTGAACCGGCCGGGCCTGACCGCGGAGCGCTTCCTGCCCGACCCGTTCGGCCCCCAGGGCTCACGCCTGTACCGGACCGGCGACCGGGTGAGGTGGCTGGCGGACGGGCGGCTGGAGTTCCTCGGCCGGGCCGACGGCCAGGTGAAGCTGCGAGGCCACCGTATCGAGCTGGGCGAGGTCGAGGCCGCCCTGGAGACCCACCCCCGGGTCGCCCGTGCGGTCGCCGCGATCGTCGACGACACCCTGGTGGCGTACGTGGTCCGGGCCTCGCCCGTCGCTGCCGAGGCCGTGGAGGGAACCGGAACCGAGGCCGGGGGCGTCGCGGACGCCGATACCCCCGCGACCATCGGGGAACCGGACCTCGCGGGACTCCGGGAGCACGTCGCGCGGTCACTGCCCGCGATCATGGTGCCCGCGGTCGTGGTGCCGCTGTCCACGCTGCCCCTCACCCCGAACGGCAAGCTCGACCGCAAGGCGCTTCCCGCGCCGGGCAGGCCGTCCGCCGGGCACGGCCGCTCGCCGGAGAGCCACCTGGAACGGCAGGTGGCCGGGATCTTCGCCGAGGTGCTGGGCGTGGCCGCCGACCGGCTCGGCGCCGACGACGACTTCTTCGGCCTGGGCGGGCACTCGCTGCTCGCGGTCAAGGTCACCGCGCGGATCGCGGCGCTGCTCGACGTGGAAGTTCCCCTCAGGGAGCTGTTCGGCCGGCCGACGATCGCCGGGTTCGCCGAGGCCGTCGGCGCCGCCGCATCCGGTCTCGCGGACGACCGCGACGGTCGTGCCGCCCCGTTGCGTCCGCGTCCCGACGGTACGCCGCTCACGCTCTCGCCCGCGCAGGAGCGGCTCTGGCTCCTGCACCGGCTCGATCCGGACGACGCGGCGTACAACATGTTCACCGTCTGGCGCCTGCGCGGCGATCTCGACACCGCCGCGCTGGAACACGCTCTCCGGGATCTGGCGGCGCGGCACGAGACCCTGCGCACCCGCTACCCGGAGGTGGACGGCGGGCCGGTCGCGATCACCGACCGCGCGACCGGTCCGCTGATCGAGCACATCGACCTCACCGGTGAGGAACCGGCGGGCGGCGTGCCGGAAGAACGGCTCGCGGGCACGGGAGCCGCCGAGGAAAAGCCCGGGGGAGGACTCGCGGGGAGGATCGGTTCTGGGAGCGCCGAAGGGTTCGCGGGGAGGAACGGTTCTGGGAGCGCCGAAGGGTTCGCGGGGAGGAACGGCTCCGGAAGCGCCGAAGGACTCGCGGGGAGGATCGGCTCGGGAGCAGTCGAAGGAGAGAGCGCCGAGGGGCTCGCGGGGAGGGAGCGGGAGGCGCGGAGACTGGTCGCGGAGCGGACCAACGCCCCCTTCGACCTCACGGGCCCGCCCCCGTTCCGGGTCAGCCTGCTGCGCCTGGCCGAGCAGGACCACGTGCTCTGCGTCGTCCTCCACCACATCGCGGGCGACGGCTGGTCGCTCAACGTCCTCGCCGACGACCTGGCCGTCCTGTACGCCGCGCACAGGAACGGGACCGAGCCCGGTCTCACCGAGCCGCCGGTGACGTACGGGGACATCGCGTTCTGGCAGCGAGGCCACGACGACGGGGCGGCGCTCGGCTACTGGCGCGAGCGGCTCGCCGACCCTCCCGTGCTGGAGCTGCCGCTCGACCGTCCCCGCCCGCCGATCTCCTCCCATACCGGGGGGTTCCACTCCTTCCGCCTGCCTGCCGACCTCGCCGTACGGCTGGAGGAGGTGGCCCAGGAGTGCGGGGCGACCCTCTTCATGGTGCTGCTCGCCGCGTACCAGGTGCTGCTGGCCCGCCACACCGGCCAGGACGACATCATGGTCGGCTCCTCCTACGCGGGGCGGGACCGCGTCGAGCTGGAGCCGGTCGTCGGCTATCTCGCCAGCACCTTGGTCCTCCGGGGCGACCTGTCGGGAGACCCCTCCTTCACCGACCTCGTGGGCCGTACGCGGACGACCCTGCTGGAGGCGATGGCGTACCCGGAGGTGCCGTTCGAGAAGCTCGTGACGGAGCTGGAGGTGGAGCGCGGCCTGAGCCGCACGCCGCTTTTTCGGACCATGGCCATCCTGCACAGCCAGGACGACGGCGTCAGAAACTCCCTCGCCGACCTGGACCTGGAGTTCTTCGACGCCGGATACCGGCAGGCCAAGTTCGACCTCATGCTGGAGATGTGGCGGCGCGACGACGGGCTCTTCCTGGTGCTCGGCTACGACGCCGAGCTGTTCGAGGCCGAGACCGTCGCCCGTCTCGCGGCCCGGTTCACCGTCCTGTGCCGCGCGGTCGCCGCCGACCCCCGCCGGGCCCTCTCCGAGCTGCCGCTGCACACCGACGAGGACGACGCCCGGCTGCGCGTTCACGAGGCGGCGACGGCCAACGTCCCGGGCCCCCTCGTGCCGGACCTCATCGCGGAGGCGACCGCCGCGCACGCGGGCGCGACCGCGGTGGGTTGCGGTGACGAGACGCTGACCTACGCGAGCCTGGAGCTTCGCGTCGCCTCGCTGGCCGCCCTGCTCCGGCGCCGCGGTGTCGTACGGGAGACGGTCGTCGCGGTCCTCGCGGACCGGTCGATCGACGTCGTCGCGGCGCTGCTCGCCGTGTGGCGTGCCGGTGGCGCCTACCTGCCCGTCGATCCAGAACTTCCCGAGGAACGGGTCGGGACGATCCTGTCCGACAGTGGAGCCGCCCTCCTGGTGACGGCCCGCCCCCTCGACGGCCCGCCGCCGGGGGACGTCCCGGTGCTGGTCCTGGACGACCTGGAGGCCGAGGAGCCCGAGGAGCCCGCGCGTCTCGTCGGCGGGGACGACGCCGCATACGTGATCTACACCTCGGGGTCCACCGGGCAGCCCAAGGGCGTGGTGGTGGAGCACCGGGCCCTGGCCGAGCGGGTGGCCTGGATGAGGGAGGCGTACGGGCTGGGACCGGGAGACCGGGTGGTCCAGTTCGCCGCGCTCGGCTTCGACGCGCACGCCGAGGAGATCTACCCCGCCCTGGCCTCGGGAGCGGCCCTCGAACTCCTGCCGGGCGGCGCGGTCACCCTTCCCGAGGTGCTCGCCGAACCCCGGGGGCGCGAAGTGACCGTGCTGGACCTGCCGACCGCCTACTGGCACCGGCTGGTCGACCAGATCGACGACGTGGCCTGGCCGGAACGGCTGCGGCTGGTCATCCTCGGCGGCGAGCAGGTGCACGCGGAGGCCGTGGCCCGCTGGCGGGAGAGGTTCGGCGACCGGGTCCGGCTGGTCAACACGTACGGGCCCACCGAGGCCACGGTCATCGCCACCGCGGCCGATCTCGGTTCCGCCGAAACCGAGGGACGCCCGCCGATCGGACGGCCGATCGGCGGCACCCGGGCGGTCGTCGTCGCCCCTCGGCCCGGTGTTTCCGGAGGGCTTACGCACCGCACGCCGCCCGGTGTTTCCGGAGGGCTTACGCACCGCACGCCGCCCGGTGTTTCGGGAGAGTCCCTCCGCCACACGCCGTCCGAGCTTCCGCGCCGTACGCCCGAGCTTTCGCGCCGCACGCAGCAGGGCGGCTCAGAAGGGTCCCTCCACCGTGTGCCGCCCGGTGTCCCCGGGGAGTTGCTCCTCGGCGGCGCGGGGCTCGCCCGGGGGTACCTCGGCCGTCCGGACCTCACCGCCGAGCGTTTCCTGGACGACCCTGAGGCGGGACGGCTCTACCGCACCGGGGACCTGGTCCGGTGGCGAGCGGACGGCCTGCTGGAGTTCCTGGGCCGCGTCGACGACCAGATGAAGGTCCGCGGGTTCAGGATCGAGCCCGCCGAGATCGAGGGACGCCTCCTCGCCCACCCCGGCGTGCGGCAGGCGGCGGTGACCGCCCGCGAGGACAGGCTGGTCGCCTACGTCGCGGGCCCGGCCGACCCGGTGGAGCTCCGGCGCGATCTCGCCGCGGTGCTCCCGCCGTACATGGTCCCCGACGTCTGGGTGACTCTGGACGAGCTGCCGCTGACCACCGGAGGGAAGATCGACCGCCGCGCGCTGCCCGCGCCCGGCTTCGACCTCGACGAGGACCGGCCCTTCGTGGAGCCCAGGAACGACGCGGAGATCCTCGTGGCGGGCGTCTGGCAGGAGGTGCTGGGTGTCGGCAAGGTCGGCGCGTTCGACGACTTCTTCGCGCTGGGTGGCCACTCGCTGCTCGTCGTGCGCGTCGGATCCCGCCTGCGTACCGCCGCCGGGATCGACGTTCCCATCCGAGAGCTCTTCAGGAACCGTACGGTGGCCGATCTCGCGGTCGCGGTGGAGCGGATCCTGACGGAGGAACTGTCCGCGATGACGGACGAGGAGGTCGCCCGGATGCTCGGCACGGACGGCCCCTGA
- a CDS encoding tyrosine-protein phosphatase — protein MDAQRDDRGREGPAVSGNAVVPRDRNLDWDGCHNVRDLGGLRTADGRETLWGALVRSDAPERLSPAGWRALTDHGVRTVVDLRNDGDWRGGTVSRPAGLTTVRVPLDDRGDTAFWTGLAEGLYGTPLYYRPFLERKAERCAAAISAIARAEPGGVVVHCMAGRDRTGLVTLLMLALAGVPAADIAADYELSAERLRPLFVKLGEPDEGPRIQAMLARANTTAREVIVATVESLDVESYLRGAGLGDGDLTAARARLVGSVT, from the coding sequence ATGGACGCTCAACGTGATGATCGAGGCCGCGAGGGACCGGCGGTCTCCGGAAACGCCGTCGTCCCGCGGGACCGGAACCTCGACTGGGACGGCTGCCACAACGTCCGCGACCTGGGCGGCCTGCGCACCGCCGACGGCCGCGAGACGCTCTGGGGCGCCCTCGTCCGCTCCGACGCCCCCGAGCGCCTCAGCCCGGCCGGATGGCGGGCGCTCACGGACCACGGCGTCCGCACGGTCGTCGACCTGCGCAACGACGGCGACTGGCGGGGCGGGACGGTGAGCCGTCCCGCCGGTCTGACCACCGTGCGCGTGCCCCTGGACGACCGGGGGGACACCGCGTTCTGGACCGGACTGGCCGAGGGTCTGTACGGCACGCCCCTGTACTACCGGCCTTTCCTGGAGCGGAAGGCGGAGCGGTGCGCCGCCGCCATATCGGCGATCGCCCGCGCCGAGCCGGGCGGTGTCGTCGTGCACTGCATGGCGGGCCGCGACCGCACCGGGCTCGTCACCCTGCTGATGCTCGCCCTCGCGGGCGTGCCGGCGGCCGACATCGCCGCCGACTACGAGCTGAGCGCCGAGCGGCTGCGGCCTCTCTTCGTCAAGCTCGGCGAGCCCGACGAAGGTCCCAGGATCCAGGCGATGCTCGCCCGCGCGAACACCACGGCCCGCGAGGTCATCGTGGCCACGGTGGAGTCGCTCGACGTCGAGTCCTACCTTCGCGGGGCCGGGCTCGGCGACGGCGACCTGACAGCGGCCCGCGCCCGGCTCGTCGGCTCCGTCACCTGA
- the mshA gene encoding D-inositol-3-phosphate glycosyltransferase: MPVPRRLPLLRRIATVSVLTSPFAQPGGGDAGGLNVYIVEVARRMAALGVEVDIFTRAAAPGVPPLAELAPGVLVRHLAAGPPRELDKNDLPGTLGPFTAEMLRAGAARGPAGGYDLVHAHHWLAGRVGAVVKERWGVPLVQSMHSLGAVKNASLAAGDEPEPAGRIAGETEVVAAADRLVANTVQEAGQLVTLYGADPARVRTVNPGVDLSLFRPGSRAEARRALGLPPDAVVLLFAGRVQPLKAPDVLLHAAARMIRHDPGLAGRLVVAVVGGPSGAGWGRPDHLGKLAATLGITGQVRLEPPCPQPRLADWYRAATAVVVPSHAETFGLVAVEAQACGTPVVAAAVGGLRTAVRDGISGVLVDGHDPAAYARVLGDLVAAPRLLRALGEGALAHASRFGWDQAVDRLTEVYADAVRLAEPRGGGSRAGGPAGGPRVVAPLG; this comes from the coding sequence ATGCCTGTGCCGCGACGCCTTCCCCTTCTCCGGAGGATCGCGACCGTCAGCGTCCTTACTTCCCCGTTCGCCCAGCCGGGCGGGGGCGACGCGGGGGGACTCAACGTCTACATCGTCGAGGTCGCCCGGCGGATGGCGGCGCTGGGCGTCGAGGTGGACATCTTCACGCGCGCAGCCGCCCCCGGCGTGCCGCCGCTGGCCGAGCTCGCCCCCGGCGTGCTGGTCAGGCACCTGGCCGCGGGCCCGCCCAGGGAACTCGACAAGAACGACCTGCCGGGCACGCTCGGCCCGTTCACCGCCGAGATGCTGCGCGCGGGGGCCGCCCGAGGCCCGGCCGGCGGGTACGACCTCGTGCACGCCCACCACTGGCTGGCCGGGCGGGTGGGGGCGGTCGTCAAGGAGCGCTGGGGCGTTCCCCTGGTGCAGTCCATGCACTCGCTCGGCGCGGTCAAGAACGCCTCGCTCGCGGCGGGCGACGAGCCCGAGCCGGCCGGGCGCATCGCGGGGGAGACGGAGGTGGTGGCCGCCGCCGACCGGCTCGTCGCCAACACCGTGCAGGAGGCCGGCCAGCTGGTCACGCTGTACGGGGCCGACCCGGCCAGGGTGCGGACCGTCAATCCCGGCGTCGACCTGTCCCTGTTCCGCCCCGGCTCGCGGGCCGAGGCCCGGCGCGCGCTCGGCCTTCCCCCGGACGCCGTCGTGCTGCTGTTCGCCGGGAGGGTGCAGCCGCTCAAGGCGCCGGACGTCCTGCTGCACGCCGCCGCCAGGATGATCCGCCACGACCCGGGCCTCGCCGGGCGCCTCGTCGTGGCGGTCGTGGGCGGGCCCAGCGGAGCCGGTTGGGGGCGCCCCGACCACCTGGGCAAGCTCGCCGCCACGCTCGGCATCACCGGCCAGGTACGGCTGGAGCCGCCCTGTCCGCAGCCCAGGCTCGCCGACTGGTACCGGGCGGCGACCGCCGTCGTGGTGCCCTCCCACGCCGAGACGTTCGGCCTGGTGGCCGTTGAGGCCCAGGCGTGCGGCACCCCCGTGGTCGCCGCGGCCGTCGGCGGCCTCCGCACCGCGGTGCGGGACGGGATCTCCGGCGTGCTCGTGGACGGGCACGACCCGGCCGCGTACGCCCGCGTGCTCGGCGACCTCGTGGCCGCGCCCAGGCTGCTGCGGGCCCTCGGCGAGGGCGCGCTCGCCCACGCGTCTCGGTTCGGCTGGGACCAGGCCGTCGACAGGCTGACGGAGGTGTACGCCGACGCCGTTCGGCTGGCGGAACCGAGGGGAGGCGGCTCCCGGGCGGGCGGGCCCGCGGGCGGCCCCCGGGTGGTGGCGCCGCTCGGATAG
- the mshB gene encoding N-acetyl-1-D-myo-inositol-2-amino-2-deoxy-alpha-D-glucopyranoside deacetylase, which produces MPYDRRILLVHAHPDDESIGTGATMAKYVAEGAYVCLVTCTLGEEGDVVPPELGHLAAGRENRLGPYREGELAVACAALGVDDHRFLGGPGRWRDSGMMGSPSNDHPGCFFRADPDEAAAELVRVIREVRPQVVVTYDDNGYYGHPDHIQAHRVAWRAFERASDPSFGEGEPWRPSRFYVTAMPLDELERAVGTGPFKRVGSVEEFGFGVPGEQVTTRVDARAHLGAKITALRTHRTQLSVDGSFFALSDNVGQPALGVEYYTLLAGEPGPPGEDGRETGLFG; this is translated from the coding sequence ATGCCGTACGACCGTCGCATTCTCCTCGTCCACGCCCATCCCGACGACGAGTCCATCGGGACGGGGGCCACTATGGCGAAGTACGTCGCCGAGGGCGCGTACGTCTGCCTGGTGACGTGCACGCTGGGCGAGGAGGGCGACGTGGTCCCTCCCGAGCTGGGCCACCTCGCCGCCGGCCGGGAGAACCGGCTGGGCCCGTACCGCGAGGGCGAGCTGGCGGTGGCGTGCGCGGCCCTCGGCGTGGACGATCACCGCTTCCTCGGCGGGCCCGGACGCTGGCGCGACTCCGGCATGATGGGCTCGCCGTCCAACGACCACCCCGGCTGCTTCTTCCGCGCCGACCCCGACGAGGCCGCCGCGGAGCTGGTCCGCGTCATCAGGGAGGTAAGACCCCAGGTCGTCGTCACCTACGACGACAACGGCTACTACGGCCACCCCGACCACATCCAGGCCCACCGGGTGGCGTGGCGGGCGTTCGAGAGGGCCTCCGACCCGTCCTTCGGCGAGGGCGAGCCGTGGCGGCCCTCCCGGTTCTACGTCACAGCCATGCCGCTGGACGAGCTGGAGCGCGCGGTGGGCACCGGGCCGTTCAAGCGGGTCGGCTCCGTCGAGGAGTTCGGCTTCGGCGTCCCCGGCGAGCAGGTGACGACGCGGGTCGACGCGAGGGCGCATCTGGGCGCCAAGATCACCGCGCTGCGCACGCACCGCACGCAGCTGAGCGTGGACGGCTCGTTCTTCGCGCTCTCCGACAACGTGGGACAGCCCGCGCTGGGCGTGGAGTACTACACGCTGCTGGCGGGAGAGCCGGGGCCGCCCGGCGAGGACGGCCGCGAGACCGGCCTCTTCGGCTGA